A single genomic interval of Chitinophaga sp. 180180018-3 harbors:
- a CDS encoding site-specific integrase, producing MNFLERKTKKGDKIVFYYDFGRGKGQRPTTGIFIYTKPKDQTEKNHNKQALSLIELKKSQLIIESQAVGTGFIPPHKFKQNFLDYYEEYVKTHKRKGNRHLQCSLAQFKKFIGKDYVAPIEVNENLCKAFRRYLLDKYTGETPSDYYTRFKWVLAAATADGYYRQNPTEKVSAKSNPSTHLKEFLEVEEYLELLNTPCFNREVQEAFIFCCYTGLRWVDVSQLRWGQIKGAILTTRIIQAKTGLPVTLTLHPIARMILEKRRKVLEVTLPENTDISGQFVFGLPSADGANKILIEWVSATTIKKHITWSCARLSFSILLQDKLVDDVTIAYLLGHATTVQVQKTYKRHRPKDQQGTIAQLPTPELLPYFLSI from the coding sequence ATGAATTTCCTGGAGAGAAAGACAAAAAAAGGCGACAAGATCGTATTCTATTATGACTTTGGCAGAGGCAAGGGACAGCGACCTACTACCGGCATTTTTATTTACACCAAACCGAAAGACCAAACAGAAAAGAACCACAACAAGCAGGCGCTTTCACTCATTGAATTAAAGAAAAGCCAGTTAATCATAGAAAGCCAGGCGGTGGGCACCGGTTTTATCCCGCCGCATAAATTCAAGCAAAATTTTCTGGATTATTACGAAGAATACGTAAAGACACATAAACGAAAAGGCAACCGGCATTTACAATGCAGCCTAGCCCAGTTCAAAAAGTTCATTGGTAAAGATTACGTGGCGCCGATAGAAGTAAATGAAAATCTTTGCAAAGCGTTTCGCCGCTATTTACTAGATAAATATACAGGCGAAACGCCTTCCGATTATTATACCCGATTTAAATGGGTGTTGGCCGCCGCTACTGCCGATGGTTACTACAGGCAAAATCCTACAGAGAAAGTAAGTGCAAAATCCAATCCGAGTACCCATCTTAAAGAGTTCCTGGAAGTAGAAGAATACCTGGAGCTACTTAACACCCCTTGTTTTAACAGGGAGGTACAGGAAGCCTTTATCTTCTGCTGCTATACCGGCCTGCGTTGGGTGGATGTAAGCCAGTTACGTTGGGGCCAAATCAAAGGTGCGATACTTACTACCCGAATTATACAAGCCAAAACAGGTCTGCCCGTTACGTTAACGCTCCATCCAATAGCCCGTATGATCCTAGAAAAACGCAGGAAGGTCCTGGAGGTCACTTTACCTGAAAATACTGACATCAGTGGGCAGTTTGTATTCGGGTTACCTAGTGCAGACGGGGCAAATAAGATCCTTATCGAGTGGGTAAGTGCAACGACCATTAAAAAACATATCACCTGGTCATGTGCGAGATTAAGTTTTTCGATACTGTTGCAGGATAAGCTGGTGGATGATGTAACCATTGCCTACCTGCTTGGACATGCGACTACTGTGCAGGTACAGAAAACATATAAACGGCATCGGCCAAAGGATCAGCAAGGTACCATAGCGCAGCTACCTACACCGGAATTGCTACCTTATTTTCTAAGCATCTGA
- a CDS encoding DUF262 domain-containing protein, with the protein MSYIPKTISEVVTEYLNKNTFLPAIQREYVWNTKAIEKLFDSIMGDYPISTFLFWKIREENKDQWTAYEFIRDFDGEKPHNKEANLAGVNQDIFLVLDGQQRLTSLFIGLKGSYRFFYYKWHKTRLYFNLLTPVVEPENPEELTYDFEFRTDKLSDPKNPKPQYWYLVGDILNHADAEDAKKSIKGDLANFTEEQKDIANTHIGRLHSRVHTLRLLNYYEEKSQSYNKVVEAFIRANTGGVKLGYSDILLSTATAKWNTLNAREEIHEFTDDINKIGNGYTFEKDFVLKGCLYLTDNLPIQYKVENFTRANLEKIENNWEVTKSSIEKAIKLVAKFGFNDKNLVSKGALLPIALYIQLLNKRNFIESTSSADVVNQLSIQRWLTVALLKNAFGGSSDRTLKLVQDVIKTQQDLSKFPFDEINKKLNINTSFNEIEIEQLLSVSYGTKYSYLLLSLLYPNRDWKDSKYHEDHIYPKSEFTTAKLKQRGYSESAIKEYQRYFNTVANLQLLTDKENFEKKAIEFDKWIGSRDENFKNRHTIPALSSYDFDSFLVFIDHRSGLVKGMLKQIIVDIATVKELA; encoded by the coding sequence ATGAGCTACATTCCCAAAACCATTAGTGAGGTTGTAACTGAATACCTCAATAAAAACACGTTTCTTCCGGCAATCCAAAGAGAATATGTATGGAACACTAAAGCCATTGAAAAGTTGTTTGATTCCATTATGGGTGACTATCCAATTAGTACATTTTTATTCTGGAAAATACGAGAGGAAAATAAAGATCAATGGACTGCATACGAATTTATCAGAGATTTTGATGGAGAAAAACCGCATAACAAAGAAGCTAACCTGGCAGGGGTAAATCAAGATATTTTTTTGGTTCTGGACGGACAACAACGATTAACTTCACTTTTCATTGGACTGAAAGGCTCCTATAGATTTTTTTATTACAAATGGCATAAAACAAGGTTGTATTTCAATCTTCTCACTCCGGTAGTTGAACCTGAAAATCCCGAAGAACTCACATACGACTTTGAATTTCGGACAGACAAACTATCCGACCCTAAAAACCCAAAGCCTCAATATTGGTATTTAGTAGGAGATATACTTAATCATGCGGATGCGGAAGATGCAAAGAAAAGCATCAAAGGCGATCTGGCAAATTTTACAGAAGAACAAAAGGATATAGCCAATACGCATATTGGTCGTTTACATTCCCGCGTCCATACACTTCGTTTGTTAAACTATTACGAAGAGAAGTCCCAAAGCTATAATAAAGTCGTTGAAGCATTTATCCGTGCAAATACCGGAGGGGTAAAACTAGGATACAGTGATATTCTTTTATCTACTGCCACTGCAAAATGGAATACATTGAATGCAAGGGAGGAAATTCACGAATTTACGGATGATATTAATAAGATTGGTAACGGTTATACGTTTGAGAAAGATTTCGTATTGAAAGGGTGCCTTTATTTAACCGACAATCTGCCTATTCAGTACAAGGTCGAGAATTTTACCAGAGCCAATCTGGAAAAGATAGAAAACAATTGGGAAGTAACGAAAAGCTCAATAGAAAAAGCGATAAAGCTAGTTGCAAAATTTGGATTTAACGATAAAAACCTTGTTTCCAAAGGCGCACTATTACCCATCGCTCTATACATCCAGCTTCTAAACAAACGTAATTTTATTGAATCTACATCAAGCGCAGATGTAGTTAATCAACTGTCAATTCAACGCTGGCTTACCGTGGCTTTGTTGAAAAATGCCTTTGGTGGGTCATCTGATAGAACATTAAAATTAGTGCAAGATGTCATAAAAACCCAACAGGATTTGTCAAAGTTTCCATTCGATGAAATAAATAAAAAACTCAATATTAACACTTCGTTCAATGAAATTGAGATTGAGCAATTACTTAGTGTTAGCTATGGAACGAAGTATAGTTATCTGCTCTTGTCATTGCTGTATCCAAATCGCGATTGGAAAGATAGCAAGTATCACGAAGATCACATTTACCCCAAATCTGAATTTACTACCGCCAAACTGAAACAACGTGGTTACAGCGAATCTGCTATTAAAGAGTATCAACGTTACTTTAATACAGTGGCTAATCTACAGCTTTTAACAGATAAAGAAAATTTTGAAAAAAAAGCCATCGAATTTGATAAGTGGATTGGTAGCCGAGATGAAAACTTTAAGAATCGCCATACAATTCCAGCCCTAAGTTCCTATGATTTCGATAGTTTTTTGGTGTTTATAGATCATCGAAGTGGACTTGTAAAAGGCATGTTGAAACAAATCATTGTGGATATAGCTACTGTGAAAGAACTGGCATGA